The genomic region CCATATTCGCTGAGCAGTGGCTCTTGAAGTGTGGGTAGCTGCAGGTCGGTGAAACGATCAAAACCGGTATGGTACAGCGGCGGCTGAGTACCGCTGATGGTTGCGTAATTTGGTTGGAATAGCGTTGTCTCTGAAAGCTCTCCCCGTGCAATGGCTTTTTCAAACAGTTTGCCGATGCGATCGGCTGTTTGACGGGCCGCCAAGAAGACAGTTTGATGCCGACCCAGCAAGCGCTGCTGGGCAAGTTCTCCGTCAACACCTTCAGCAGCCTCCATCAGCGCCCGCGCTTGATGCGCCAACTCGTGCATGTTGCGGTTACCCTCATCGACATCGTCTTCCAATTGACGAAGGCTGTCAGCAACGGTTTGGCTGTGCTCTTTCGTACTGTTCATAGCGTCGGCTACGCTAGTAATTTCTTGCTGCACTTGATCAAACTCTTCAGTTATCGTTGCCAAGCTGCTGCCTACCCGCTGCATACCTTGAGAACGCTCGCGCACGCGGGTCATCAAGTCCCCCATGGTCTCTACTACGCTCTGCCCGCTTTGGTGCATATCCTTGACCAGTTCATCCACACTTTGCGTGGCGGTAGAGGTTTTCATCGCCAAATTGCGCACCTCACCCGCCACCACCGCAAAGCCCCGTCCATGTTCCCCTGCACGCGCCGCCTCAATAGAAGCGTTCAAAGAGAGAAGGTGTGTCTGTTCGGCAATGTCTTCGATCATCGAAGTCACATTGCGCACCCGCTCGATTTTATCGTTGAGCGCGGTGAGCATTTCCAATGCTTGGCTGGAGCGTTCGGCCACTTCGGTCATGTCATGAATGATATCCGTCAACTCGTCATGATTATGGTGGCTCGCTTGCCGTGCGCTGTCTGCGAGTGCGGCCACCTGGGTCGCACTGGCGCTGACCTGCACAATGGCGGCGTTGATCGCGCCCATGCTAGAGGAAGCCTCGCTCGCCATACTTTCCTGTTTGCCCAACCGCTGGGCCATCAAATCGGCGTAGTGGGACACCTCCGCAGAGGCAATGGCCGTGCTGCTGGCTCGGTTCATTAACCGATACGCCATAGCACGCAGTGAGCTATAGTCACGCAGTGGTTTTAGCAGTGCAGGCTGCGCCAAGCGCTCTTGACCTGCGTTATAAATAGCGTAGAGCACACTGGCAAACGCCGCTATACCTGCAAACACGGCGCACACAATCGCCGCGTAAGACCATGGCTCAGGCAGTGATACAAGCCAGGTGGCCGCAATAATGAGAAGCAGTGGCACCAGCCAACGAAGTAGTCGCATGTGAGGCACTCTTTTTTAGTTGACGTTGTTGAGTCATAAAACGATGCGATTTAGAAGATTTCTCTTCTTCAGTCAGCTTAACGAGTTATGCTAATGAAAGAAGTAGCACTTTGGGGGAAGAGCACCATCTGCGGCTCACAATCAACGCGTCAAATGCCGTAATTCAGGGCGTAACGCGCTAAACTATTGGCCTTATTTTCTACACCGCTCTTTTACACACACGGCCCACGCTCAGGAGCTTATGTTTAAGCGCTATTTGCCTATTTTTAACTGGCTGCCCCATTACCACCGGCGCTTATTGGGAGCTGATCTCATCGCAGGGCTGATCGTAACGGTAATGGTCATTCCGCAATCGCTGGCATATGCGCTGTTGGCCGGCCTGCCTGCGGTGGTGGGCCTCTACGCGAGTATTCTTCCACAGCTGCTTTATACCTTTTTAGGTACCAGCCGAACCCTGGCAGTGGGGCCCGTTGCGATTATTGCACTGATGACAGGGGCCGCCTTATCGGCCGTGGCCACGCCCGGCAGTGCCGAGTACTTACAAGCAGCCTTGGTGCTTTCGTTACTTTCGGGTGCCATTTTGGTGGCCATGGGCGCGCTGAAGATGGGCTTTTTTAGCAACTTTTTAAGTCATCCGGTCATTTCCGGCTTTTTGACCGCTTCAGGCATTTTGATTGCCGTAAGCCAGTTGGGAAGTCTACTGGG from Halomonas sp. 7T harbors:
- a CDS encoding methyl-accepting chemotaxis protein, with the protein product MRLLRWLVPLLLIIAATWLVSLPEPWSYAAIVCAVFAGIAAFASVLYAIYNAGQERLAQPALLKPLRDYSSLRAMAYRLMNRASSTAIASAEVSHYADLMAQRLGKQESMASEASSSMGAINAAIVQVSASATQVAALADSARQASHHNHDELTDIIHDMTEVAERSSQALEMLTALNDKIERVRNVTSMIEDIAEQTHLLSLNASIEAARAGEHGRGFAVVAGEVRNLAMKTSTATQSVDELVKDMHQSGQSVVETMGDLMTRVRERSQGMQRVGSSLATITEEFDQVQQEITSVADAMNSTKEHSQTVADSLRQLEDDVDEGNRNMHELAHQARALMEAAEGVDGELAQQRLLGRHQTVFLAARQTADRIGKLFEKAIARGELSETTLFQPNYATISGTQPPLYHTGFDRFTDLQLPTLQEPLLSEYGLSYAIACDRNGYVPTHNTAVSQEPSGDYEHDLKYCRSKRIFDDPTGSRCGAHEKPLLLQTYKRDTGEIMHDLSVPIFINGKHWGGFRVGYQPEKAPHTGNAAAEQAALPGSSRRLARA